The following proteins are co-located in the Malus sylvestris chromosome 13, drMalSylv7.2, whole genome shotgun sequence genome:
- the LOC126594970 gene encoding protein BIG GRAIN 1-like E, translating into MSMISTGVLSADPGADKIHKKLFHHRNDSGELDVFEAARYFSGYNEAPSSHKNNKTSAFSQRMMKEDRSSWRGGRISLDMPIRHMLHHPQQNPNHHNHVAMEKQSNIKDKKYKQPSSPGGRLASFLNSLFNQSASKKKKSKSSATQSMKDEEESPGGRRKRRSSISHFRSSSTTDAKSVYSSSSSGFRTPPPYSHAQMVASNSYKDLRSYSDNHEQQYQQQQQQQTVSLSKYNTNFDEKRSSNKELTWLDHEKFKLSEKYKISSDQDHKGLLRRLSEVVDDEREDEGAESDSSSDLFELQNYDLGYYSSGLPVYETTNVDNIKIRSVTPISNASS; encoded by the coding sequence ATGTCCATGATTAGTACAGGGGTGCTTTCAGCAGACCCCGGAGCTGATAAGATACACAAGAAATTGTTCCACCACAGGAACGACTCCGGCGAGCTCGATGTTTTTGAAGCTGCAAGGTACTTCTCAGGATACAATGAAGCTCCCAGCAGCCATAAAAACAACAAGACATCGGCATTTTCGCAGAGGATGATGAAAGAAGACAGATCGTCATGGAGAGGAGGCAGAATCAGCCTTGACATGCCTATCAGACACATGCTCCATCATCCTCAGCAAAACCCTAATCACCATAACCACGTGGCGATGGAAAAGCAAAGCAACATCAAAGACAAGAAGTACAAGCAACCAAGCTCTCCAGGCGGGAGGCTGGCCAGCTTCCTGAATTCTCTATTCAACCAATCggcgtccaagaagaagaagtcgaAATCCAGCGCCACACAGTCCATGAAAGATGAGGAGGAGAGCCCGGGTGggagaaggaagaggaggagcagCATTAGTCATTTTCGAAGCTCTAGCACCACGGATGCCAAGTCCGTGTATTCCTCATCCAGTTCAGGATTTCGAACACCTCCACCTTATAGCCATGCTCAAATGGTAGCCTCCAATAGCTACAAAGATTTGAGAAGCTATTCGGATAATCACGAGCAGCAATatcaacagcagcagcagcagcaaacgGTTTCCTTATCAAAGTACAATACGAACTTCGATGAGAAAAGATCATCAAACAAAGAACTGACTTGGTTGGATCATGAGAAGTTCAAATTATCGGAGAAGTATAAGATTAGTTCCGACCAGGACCACAAGGGTTTGCTCAGGAGGCTCAGTGAGGTTGTTGATGACGAGCGGGAAGATGAAGGTGCAGAGAGTGATTCGAGCTCTGATCTTTTCGAGCTGCAGAATTATGACTTGGGTTATTACTCGAGCGGCCTTCCTGTGTACGAAACTACAAATGTAGACAACATCAAGATCAGATCAGTAACACCAATTTCCAATGCCTCATCCTAA